The proteins below are encoded in one region of Juglans microcarpa x Juglans regia isolate MS1-56 chromosome 4D, Jm3101_v1.0, whole genome shotgun sequence:
- the LOC121260130 gene encoding uncharacterized protein LOC121260130 codes for MKGVVGFGKKGKLSPRYVGPYEIIERVGPVAYRLNLPTKMQGIHNVFHVSTLKKSFGEKRPIVMKPDEIQLQPNLSFTEWPIQIVDRKEQELRNQKIPLVKVLWNNPEFEAAT; via the coding sequence ATGAAAGGAGTCGTAGGTTTCGGTAAGAAGGGAAAGTTAAGTCCCCGATACGTAGGACCCTACGAGATAATCGAAAGAGTCGGTCCAGTAGCTTACAGATTGAATCTGCCAACAAAGATGCAGGGAATAcataatgtgtttcatgtgtcaactttgaagaagagtttcgGAGAAAAACGGCCAATAGTTATGAAGCCCGATGAGATTCAGCTTCAACCTAACTTGTCTTTTACAGAATGGCCAATACAGATCGTGGATCGTAAGGAACAAGAGTTAAGGAATCAAAAGATACCTCTAGTAAAAGTGCTTTGGAATAACCCAGAATTTGAAGCAGCAACTTGA